A single Nocardioides bizhenqiangii DNA region contains:
- a CDS encoding MMPL family transporter has product MIDRWAGIVGRHARLVLAVAVLVVVGAAVYGAGVFDSLGRGGFEDPDSESYRAAVVERSVFGNYAPDVVAIYSSDDLTADDPEFRQAVEDVVADLAVPEVVRVVPYYGVPPEAGLVTPDGHAVQVHVSLAGDTLNEQLINYDEIEPSLHADGLETDLAGLYPAHADINVITEEDLKRAELLSLPLVVLLALLIFGSLTASAMPALLGIIALLTSIAVMRLLTLFTDVSMFSINVISLLGIGLAVDYSLFIVSRFREELALLPPDDPASPRVAVARTLATAGRTVMFSGLVVAASMSSLLVFPQVFLRSMGYGGIAAVLIAMLAAITVLPTILVLLGRRIDSGRLPWRRKWDMPEPAGDHGRWATLARGVMRHPVAVLAVTAVFLLAVASPFLGAKWGGIDHRMLPEDAPSRVAADKLLEFGPERSIASVVLGDADADAAATYVAEAEDVEGVDQAVILAQEGDSFLVRVVWQGNSQTEDSQEIVKELRDIEPDAGTVLVGGLTADTVDLIASVHGHLPLMAGIVLAVMLVLLFIAFGSLVLPIKAIVMNAFSITASFGVVTWIFQEGHLSGLLGFTSPGFLEVTNPILMLAILFGLSMDYEVFLLSRVRERWDATGDHELAVASGVQSTGRIITSAALLLGVVIGAFATGDIVLMKMLGVGMVVALIVDATIVRALMVPATMALLGRFNWWAPGPLRRWWERYGFREGAAHLAPAGPPLPATVPPPPPPPPTTPPPPLPVGTDLGQQLRAAGPLPLRIAVEAVAGIARTLADSPPPGGAHGEIRPGAVLLRPEGATPRAVLTPPTRAIGPDPAFAPPEPLSAPTPAADVYALGCLLWTAATGEAPFTGTTIETVREAHRTERVPQLPGREPLTLATNRVLRLALSKDPMRRYSGAEALYADLDVALGLPDTAPPTAVPVR; this is encoded by the coding sequence TCGTGGCCGACCTCGCCGTACCCGAGGTCGTCCGGGTGGTCCCGTACTACGGGGTGCCCCCCGAGGCCGGCCTGGTCACCCCTGACGGACACGCCGTCCAGGTCCACGTCTCGCTCGCCGGTGACACCCTCAACGAGCAGCTCATCAACTACGACGAGATCGAGCCGTCGCTCCACGCCGACGGTCTGGAGACGGACCTGGCGGGGCTCTATCCCGCGCACGCCGACATCAACGTCATCACCGAGGAGGACCTCAAGCGGGCGGAGCTGCTCTCGCTTCCGCTCGTGGTGCTGCTCGCGCTGCTCATCTTCGGCAGCCTCACCGCCTCCGCGATGCCGGCCCTGCTCGGCATCATCGCCCTGCTCACGTCGATCGCGGTGATGCGGCTGCTCACGCTCTTCACCGACGTCTCCATGTTCTCGATCAACGTCATCTCGCTCCTGGGCATCGGGCTGGCGGTCGACTACTCGCTCTTCATCGTGAGCCGGTTCCGCGAGGAGCTCGCGTTGCTGCCACCCGACGACCCGGCCAGCCCGCGGGTCGCGGTGGCGCGCACACTCGCCACGGCGGGCAGGACGGTGATGTTCTCCGGGCTCGTGGTGGCGGCGTCGATGTCGAGCCTGCTGGTGTTCCCGCAGGTCTTCCTCCGGAGCATGGGGTACGGCGGCATCGCGGCGGTCCTGATCGCGATGCTGGCCGCGATCACGGTGCTGCCGACGATCCTGGTTCTCCTCGGGCGGCGGATCGACTCCGGCCGGCTGCCGTGGCGGCGGAAGTGGGACATGCCCGAGCCGGCCGGCGACCACGGCCGGTGGGCCACCCTCGCCCGCGGCGTGATGCGGCACCCGGTCGCGGTCCTCGCCGTCACGGCGGTGTTCCTGCTCGCGGTGGCGTCGCCGTTCCTGGGAGCGAAGTGGGGCGGCATCGACCACCGGATGCTGCCCGAGGACGCCCCGTCCCGGGTCGCGGCCGACAAGCTCCTGGAGTTCGGCCCGGAGCGATCCATCGCGAGCGTCGTCCTCGGGGACGCCGACGCGGACGCCGCCGCGACGTACGTCGCCGAGGCCGAGGACGTCGAAGGGGTCGACCAGGCCGTGATCCTCGCGCAGGAGGGCGACTCGTTCCTGGTGCGCGTCGTCTGGCAGGGCAACAGCCAGACCGAGGACTCGCAGGAGATCGTGAAGGAGCTGCGGGACATCGAGCCGGACGCCGGCACGGTGCTCGTCGGCGGCCTCACCGCCGACACGGTCGACCTGATCGCCTCGGTGCACGGTCACCTGCCACTGATGGCCGGGATCGTCCTGGCCGTGATGCTGGTGCTGCTCTTCATCGCGTTCGGCTCGCTTGTGCTGCCGATCAAGGCGATCGTCATGAACGCTTTCTCCATCACCGCGTCGTTCGGTGTCGTCACCTGGATCTTCCAGGAGGGACACCTCTCAGGCCTGCTGGGGTTCACCTCACCCGGCTTCCTCGAGGTCACGAACCCGATCCTGATGCTGGCGATCCTGTTCGGCCTGTCGATGGACTACGAGGTCTTCCTGCTGTCCCGCGTGCGCGAAAGGTGGGACGCGACCGGCGACCACGAGCTGGCAGTCGCGAGCGGCGTCCAGTCCACAGGCCGGATCATCACCTCCGCCGCGCTGCTGCTGGGTGTCGTCATCGGGGCGTTCGCGACGGGCGACATCGTGCTGATGAAGATGCTGGGCGTCGGCATGGTGGTCGCGTTGATCGTCGACGCGACCATCGTCCGCGCGCTGATGGTGCCCGCGACCATGGCCCTGCTCGGACGCTTCAACTGGTGGGCGCCCGGCCCTCTGCGCAGGTGGTGGGAGCGCTACGGCTTCCGGGAGGGCGCGGCCCACCTGGCGCCCGCCGGTCCGCCGCTTCCGGCGACGGTCCCGCCGCCGCCACCGCCCCCGCCCACCACACCCCCGCCGCCCCTGCCCGTCGGCACGGATCTCGGCCAGCAGCTGCGCGCCGCCGGCCCCCTGCCACTCCGCATCGCGGTCGAGGCCGTCGCCGGGATCGCCCGCACACTTGCGGACAGCCCGCCGCCCGGTGGCGCCCACGGTGAGATCCGCCCCGGCGCCGTGCTCCTCCGCCCCGAAGGGGCGACGCCGCGCGCGGTGCTGACCCCGCCGACCCGGGCGATCGGGCCGGACCCTGCGTTCGCTCCTCCCGAGCCGCTGTCCGCACCCACACCCGCGGCCGACGTCTACGCCCTCGGCTGCCTGCTGTGGACCGCGGCGACCGGCGAAGCGCCGTTCACCGGGACGACGATCGAGACCGTGCGGGAGGCCCACCGGACCGAGCGGGTCCCGCAGCTGCCCGGCCGCGAGCCGTTGACGCTGGCGACCAACCGGGTGCTGCGGCTGGCGCTGAGCAAGGACCCGATGCGGCGCTACTCCGGGGCGGAGGCGCTGTACGCGGACCTGGACGTCGCGCTGGGCCTCCCCGACACCGCCCCGCCGACCGCCGTGCCCGTCAGGTGA
- a CDS encoding coiled-coil domain-containing protein — MSDQGLSIFDNEPGSAPPDSPPKSPPTDNETTQVMPVTPSAPTQQAQPAPSAPPRNAPTGALGASTAALPVVRRGGYDQAAVDAQIRQLASEKAALGASLTESEQRVIELESALAEAKAELAETDNPSYAGLGGRASAMLRLAEEETEEIRGVAERDAAEIREQAARDAKAIRAEAAREAEDMREVQLRELEENRTRLLADAEQELALARSTAADELAAAKREADQLRLAAQQEASELRSAVQREVEQARAGADREVQEARRMLAVEKERLAREATDHHNTAVAETRKLVDEAEQRAAAAEQRAAEASRQAAENRAAAQAESEALLSRARREAEQIVASARTQAESITASGEADAQRQLAATRAELDRVSKRKAAITAQLASLADLVAGFDQNETEDES; from the coding sequence ATGAGCGACCAAGGTCTTTCGATCTTCGACAACGAGCCCGGTAGTGCCCCTCCGGATTCACCGCCGAAGAGCCCCCCGACCGACAACGAGACCACCCAGGTGATGCCCGTGACCCCCTCCGCCCCCACCCAGCAGGCGCAGCCCGCGCCTTCTGCGCCCCCGAGGAACGCGCCGACCGGCGCGCTCGGGGCTTCGACAGCCGCCCTGCCCGTGGTCCGCCGCGGCGGCTACGACCAAGCGGCGGTCGATGCGCAGATCCGGCAGCTCGCGAGCGAGAAGGCTGCGCTGGGGGCGAGCCTGACCGAGTCGGAGCAGCGGGTGATCGAGCTGGAGTCCGCGCTCGCCGAGGCGAAGGCCGAGCTCGCCGAGACGGACAACCCTTCGTACGCCGGGCTGGGGGGCCGGGCGAGCGCGATGCTGCGGCTGGCCGAGGAGGAGACCGAGGAGATCCGGGGGGTCGCCGAGCGCGATGCTGCCGAGATCCGCGAGCAGGCCGCACGCGACGCCAAGGCGATCCGCGCCGAGGCCGCGCGCGAGGCCGAGGACATGCGCGAGGTCCAGCTGCGTGAGCTCGAGGAGAACCGCACCCGGCTGCTCGCGGACGCCGAGCAGGAGCTCGCGCTGGCCCGGAGCACTGCTGCCGACGAGCTGGCTGCCGCCAAGCGCGAGGCCGACCAGCTCCGCCTCGCCGCACAGCAGGAGGCCAGCGAGCTCCGCAGTGCCGTGCAGCGCGAGGTCGAGCAGGCTCGTGCCGGCGCCGACCGTGAGGTCCAGGAGGCGCGGCGGATGCTCGCGGTGGAGAAGGAGAGGCTGGCCCGCGAGGCGACCGACCACCACAACACCGCGGTGGCTGAGACCCGGAAGCTGGTCGACGAGGCCGAGCAGCGAGCGGCCGCCGCCGAGCAGCGGGCGGCCGAGGCGTCCCGCCAGGCGGCTGAGAACCGCGCCGCCGCGCAGGCCGAGTCCGAGGCGTTGCTGAGCAGGGCGCGCCGCGAGGCCGAGCAGATCGTGGCCTCAGCGCGCACCCAGGCCGAGTCGATCACCGCCAGCGGTGAGGCCGACGCCCAGCGGCAGCTGGCCGCGACCCGGGCCGAGCTGGACCGGGTCTCGAAGCGCAAGGCCGCGATCACGGCGCAGCTCGCGTCGCTGGCCGACCTGGTCGCCGGGTTCGACCAGAACGAGACCGAGGACGAGAGTTGA
- a CDS encoding AI-2E family transporter, whose translation MRLGRRQDAAQGEGDPSAAGQQDQSTDEHPPVDGTDAAAMPYGEPGRPFDHKSPFYIGFVGGLGVLLAYWLFQALIGIGSVLLLVVVSFFLAAGLNPSVEFLERRGIRRSFACGLVIIAALSTLALFIVAIVPVIADQIRLLTDNAPIWFDELQRNRQVQNLNEEYEIVDKAQDFVSNGDFVSALFGGALGFGLKIISALFNAFIILVLTLYFLASLNTTTHAIYRLAPASRRERVSKLGDKIIHNIGGYVSGAFVVALCAGISSLIFLWFTEVREYAVALAFVVAVLDVIPMIGATLGAVVVCAIAFATDVKSGIAAVIFYIVYQQVENYVIYPRVMGRTVDLPGAVIVIAALVGTALLGIVGALLAIPAAAAVLLIIREVAVRQQDQR comes from the coding sequence TTGAGGCTCGGCCGGCGGCAGGATGCCGCCCAGGGGGAGGGCGATCCGTCCGCCGCCGGCCAGCAGGACCAGTCGACGGACGAGCACCCGCCCGTCGACGGAACGGACGCCGCAGCGATGCCGTACGGCGAGCCGGGCCGGCCGTTCGACCACAAGTCGCCGTTCTACATCGGATTCGTCGGTGGGCTCGGCGTGCTGCTCGCGTACTGGCTGTTCCAGGCGCTGATCGGCATCGGCTCCGTGCTGTTGCTCGTCGTCGTGTCGTTCTTCCTCGCCGCCGGGCTCAACCCGTCGGTGGAGTTCCTCGAGCGCCGGGGAATCCGGCGCTCGTTCGCGTGTGGGCTGGTCATCATCGCGGCGCTCAGCACGCTCGCCCTGTTCATCGTCGCCATCGTGCCGGTGATCGCCGACCAGATCCGGCTGCTGACCGACAACGCGCCGATCTGGTTCGACGAGCTCCAGCGGAACCGGCAGGTCCAGAACCTCAACGAGGAGTACGAGATCGTCGACAAGGCCCAGGACTTCGTCAGCAACGGAGACTTCGTCTCCGCGCTGTTCGGTGGCGCCCTCGGCTTCGGTCTGAAGATCATCTCGGCGCTCTTCAACGCGTTCATCATCCTGGTGCTGACGCTCTACTTCCTGGCGTCGCTCAACACCACCACCCACGCCATCTACCGGCTGGCACCGGCCTCACGCCGTGAGCGGGTCAGCAAGCTCGGCGACAAGATCATCCACAACATCGGCGGCTACGTGTCCGGTGCGTTCGTGGTGGCTCTCTGCGCCGGCATCTCCTCGCTGATCTTCCTCTGGTTCACCGAGGTCCGGGAGTACGCCGTCGCGCTCGCCTTCGTCGTAGCCGTGCTCGACGTCATCCCGATGATCGGCGCCACCCTCGGTGCCGTCGTGGTGTGCGCGATCGCGTTCGCCACCGACGTGAAGAGCGGGATCGCGGCCGTGATCTTCTACATCGTCTACCAGCAGGTCGAGAACTACGTGATCTACCCGCGGGTGATGGGCCGGACGGTCGACCTCCCAGGAGCGGTGATCGTCATCGCGGCGCTCGTCGGCACTGCCCTGCTCGGGATCGTCGGAGCCCTGCTGGCGATCCCCGCCGCCGCAGCCGTCCTGCTGATCATCCGCGAGGTAGCGGTGCGACAGCAGGATCAACGCTGA
- a CDS encoding glycosyltransferase family 39 protein has protein sequence MTTLGLVGAGRPTIWYDEAVTLSLLQRPFGELWGVLREIDAVHAFYYVVLRGWSAVLGDSIGSVRAFSALGVGVTAALVVLLVARHQRLRTAVASGLFTGVAPGLAWAALDGRSYAWSAAFAVLATLALDSACRHRRRRDWLLYGLVCVLACWWHLYLVILVAAHGIAVMVGFPKGRLSWTLTAAVTAVGALPLAVIGWRQRDQVSWLADTNYTWHRMLLNQLASGPASDLRTLRMLVVGALLALGAYGVVHLWRKGRRWLPAVLALWSGLPTVVAMISTFVGGGMHPRYVAFAVPAFAIAAAIGVLALPKWTPAVAGVAMLVAISPLVVEQRAPSAKPDDLRRIAATAGDEDAEAVYFTVSKARSIQSAYPEHFDGLVDVSAPVDATPDPFFAGIRDPETIKGVDVDGLRVLVYGTRAARGAERLRQLGCRSEPVTGDRHFAVTLYTCPSLTDP, from the coding sequence GTGACCACGCTGGGGCTGGTCGGTGCCGGCCGGCCGACCATCTGGTACGACGAGGCGGTCACGCTGAGTCTCCTGCAGCGCCCGTTCGGGGAGCTCTGGGGCGTGCTCCGCGAGATCGATGCCGTGCATGCCTTCTACTACGTGGTGCTGCGCGGCTGGAGCGCGGTCCTGGGCGACTCGATCGGGTCGGTCCGGGCGTTCAGCGCACTCGGCGTCGGCGTGACCGCGGCCCTGGTCGTGCTCCTCGTCGCACGTCACCAGCGGCTCCGGACCGCCGTGGCGAGCGGGCTGTTCACCGGAGTCGCGCCGGGGTTGGCCTGGGCCGCGCTCGACGGGCGCAGCTACGCCTGGTCGGCCGCGTTCGCCGTGCTCGCCACCCTGGCCCTGGACTCGGCCTGCCGCCACCGCCGGCGGAGGGACTGGCTCCTGTACGGCCTGGTCTGCGTGCTGGCGTGCTGGTGGCACCTCTACCTCGTGATCCTCGTCGCCGCGCACGGCATCGCCGTCATGGTCGGGTTCCCCAAGGGCCGGCTGTCGTGGACCCTCACCGCGGCCGTGACGGCCGTCGGCGCCCTCCCTCTCGCGGTGATCGGCTGGCGTCAGCGGGACCAGGTCTCCTGGTTGGCCGACACCAACTACACCTGGCACCGGATGCTCCTCAACCAGCTCGCCAGCGGGCCGGCGAGCGACCTGCGCACGCTCCGCATGCTGGTCGTGGGTGCGCTGCTGGCGCTCGGCGCGTACGGCGTCGTCCACCTGTGGCGCAAGGGCCGCCGTTGGCTCCCGGCGGTGCTCGCTCTCTGGAGCGGCCTCCCCACCGTCGTGGCCATGATCAGCACCTTCGTCGGCGGGGGGATGCACCCGCGCTACGTCGCGTTCGCGGTGCCGGCGTTCGCGATCGCCGCGGCGATCGGGGTGCTCGCGCTGCCGAAGTGGACTCCTGCCGTCGCCGGGGTCGCGATGCTCGTCGCCATCAGCCCCCTCGTCGTCGAGCAGCGCGCACCGAGCGCCAAGCCGGACGATCTGCGCCGGATCGCCGCGACGGCCGGCGACGAGGATGCGGAGGCGGTCTACTTCACCGTCTCCAAGGCCCGCAGCATCCAGTCGGCCTATCCCGAGCACTTCGACGGCCTCGTGGACGTGTCGGCGCCGGTCGACGCGACGCCGGATCCGTTCTTCGCCGGCATCCGCGACCCCGAGACGATCAAGGGCGTCGACGTGGACGGACTGCGGGTGCTCGTCTACGGCACGCGTGCGGCCCGCGGCGCCGAGCGGCTGCGGCAGCTGGGCTGCCGCTCCGAGCCGGTGACCGGCGACCGCCACTTCGCGGTCACGCTCTACACGTGTCCGAGCCTGACCGACCCCTGA
- a CDS encoding FkbM family methyltransferase: MKDPAVGSETPAVLECKITANRYGTYCVPASSAQRPAAQAVLRGQVYEKDTIAFMTAHCGDHDIVHAGTYFGDFLPALSAAISPDAKVWAFEPNSESHRCAEITMLLNRIANVELRHAGLGATSSTSFVQTTNARGRALGGTSRIVSEVLPGATAESVDVVAIDDVVPADRTVGILQLDVEGYEREALTGAFATIRRCRPILVLEQQPSHAFLDEDWFADNVLSIGYELAQRMHLNRVYRPV, encoded by the coding sequence ATGAAGGATCCTGCCGTCGGCAGCGAGACCCCCGCGGTGCTCGAGTGCAAGATCACTGCCAACCGATACGGCACCTATTGCGTGCCGGCGTCGTCCGCGCAGCGACCGGCGGCCCAGGCGGTGCTGCGGGGTCAGGTCTACGAGAAGGACACGATCGCCTTCATGACCGCCCACTGCGGCGACCACGACATCGTGCACGCCGGCACCTACTTCGGCGACTTCCTCCCGGCACTGTCCGCCGCGATCAGCCCCGACGCCAAGGTGTGGGCGTTCGAGCCGAACAGCGAGAGCCATCGCTGCGCGGAGATCACGATGCTGCTCAACCGCATCGCCAACGTCGAGCTGCGGCACGCCGGTCTGGGGGCGACGTCGTCGACGTCGTTCGTCCAGACCACCAACGCTCGCGGCCGCGCGCTCGGGGGTACGTCGCGCATCGTGTCGGAGGTCCTCCCCGGAGCCACCGCCGAGTCGGTCGACGTGGTCGCGATCGACGACGTCGTCCCGGCGGACCGGACGGTCGGGATCCTGCAGCTCGACGTCGAGGGATACGAGCGCGAGGCACTGACCGGTGCGTTCGCGACCATCCGGCGTTGTCGACCGATCCTGGTCCTCGAGCAGCAGCCGAGCCACGCCTTCCTCGACGAGGACTGGTTCGCCGACAACGTGCTGTCGATCGGCTACGAGCTCGCGCAGAGAATGCACCTGAATCGCGTCTACCGCCCGGTCTGA